CTGTCCCACAGTTTCACGATCAAACCCGAGATcttccaaaaacaaaaccacctgTTCGTTATAGTGTTAGCATTTTGTTATattcaagaaagaaaagtgCAGACAGAACAATGCACTTATATCATGAATGTTTCCTCCCAGCTGCCAGATAAAAGGCATAGACGGCATTGTTTTACTTTTCATTCAAGTTCAAAAACTTTGGGAACAAGCTATACCACAGGGAAACCTAAAGAAGCACTTGGATTCTATGGCCTGTTACAGGGTTTGGTtacaataattcaaaattataagaTTTCAATAAACATGTTGCTAAATCTCACAGGCTAACTAGCAGAGCCTGCAGCTAATTTGCTCATTTGAAACTTGAGCTTGAACCAGGTTCCTTAGAGCTATcttaaaatatccaaaaaataaatcaagagctAAATCCTTTAGCAATACTGAAGTGTGAAAGCCAATTGTTTCACAGAGAATAGTAGTTGATCATCCAGTTATGCTTTTTATCCattattttccatttttcttttctttgatagCTGAGTCAAACCATTGATATTCCCCACCCCAGCTATGATGTCAATCTTACTACTGACATAAGACATAATTGGCCCTGAGGGCTACTTCTTCCTCCATAAGGCTGAGATGCAGCAGCACCAGCCAACTTCTTTGCAGGATTTCCCAGAAGGCGTTAATCTACATCGTAGTTTTGTGGTTGTCAGTTCCACAcatcttgttgattttttcctATATATTTTCGCAAGCATtatgtcccccccccccccccttctttGTCCATTTTCCAATTTGTCATTCAAGATCTCATTatgcacaaaaaaaagaagaagagaatacaCATATACATATATCCATCTCTGTGTGCTTGCGCGCgtgcacacaaaaaaaagaatatccctccctctctctctctctgtatgtGAATCCAAAATCCATGTGAAAATTCAACAGCCATACCATGAGCGGGGACCTTGAATTTTATCATGGATTAATACTTGTTGATTTCCTtagaaaccaaaaatatttaggCATATAGAGCATCCAACTAAGAAACTGAtctaaaaactaataaaacagCAAAGATCACAATGACGTTGTTGATTGCcaaatgtgttttttcatgttaaactAGAATAAAAATTAGTAAATGCATACCTGGAGAAACTCTTGGGGTTTTCTTAGTAGTAATTGAGGACTCTTGGAAATAACCTGACCCAACTTCTTGTTTCTAATGCCCAACTCAGCCAACTGTTCCACCATTACCTCAAGCTTGCTAGTTGAACAACCTAATATGTGAGGCCAGCTTCTTATTGCTGTGTCAACACTTGATTTGTCTACCTGATATCAGTAATAACAGACCaactattttattaatcaacatAATAACAGAAAatggaagggaaaaaagagGGAGAAAGGTAAAGCATCAGTGGAGTTGAAGAGGGAGCATATATGTGTGCACATAAGTAGATACATATATACAAATTAAGCATGAGTGGACAAGTATTACTGAATGCTCATATTTTATAACGGTAGTGAGGTACAAGAATGAAAGATGTCTAGCAAAACCTATAACTTAATAGGAGTTTAGTTACACTGATCTAAATTAGTTTGGAaatcattttattgtttccttcaCTTAACTTAGAAGAAGTGAATAACAAATTACATGGTGCACCatgtattttctatatttttctttgctaAGACAACCTTGGCCTTCAATTTTCATTGATATTCTTACAGCAAGCAATTATACAGACTTATCTAGAATGATATTTCCCCAAAAGTGCATGATCCCAATGTATCCTAATGTATGAGCAATTCAGCATCAGCAAGCGTGGTTTTATGGAAAAATCACACAAGAAACAGAAACAAACTCCAATATTCAGCATCAGCAAGTATGAACTTACACAATATTACCTTCTCCgtatgaaagaaagaaacgatCTCCTTGTAATTTTTCTGGATTGCTGTTGAAAGAATCCATGGATATTTTAGAAGCATTTTACCAAAATCTTTATCAAATGCCCAAACCTGAAACCAACGGATGAAAAAATTCTCTTATATCACAGAAAGGCAAGATATAAACAAAGTGATAGCATAAAATCCATCTAATGAAGCTACTCTGTTTCAGTGCACAAACTAAAACATATAACACAAGAAAGATGGTGTTCCCTGTTTCACACATGAAAAGTTACCTTCTTGAGAGCCTGAACTTTTCTACTAATGCCTGTAATGTCACAGATTATAACAGGTGGAAATAATAGGAATATCTCTCTCATATGCTCCTTTGGGACTCCAATACTTTCAAGAAATTCCACCATGGGCTTCAAGTGCAAATCTAATGGCAACAAAAGAATACGTGGAAATGATTCGACTAGACATCGAAAAGTGACTTCCGAAGAACCCAACATATCTAAACCTCCACGCCTTGCTTCAACCTACATCATAGCACAGCAAGCTTATCTTACAATCtgaaaccaataaaaaacaatgccCAGCTAAGCTCATCAGttcctctttaaaaaaaaatccttgggCTACAGCTCAAGAGGTAAAGTGGTGCATGGATTGCCTCCCTCTCCCCACCACGCACACAGAGACCCCTCCAAGGAGATGAAGGAAAATTCTTTCAACCAAAATTTTATAGTAAGAGGCAGGTTTTTCATAATACGAATTCTAAATGAAGAGAGAACCACCCTGACCTTTTCAAAAAGTGACAAAGTCTGCTGCAAGTCTTCATCAATAGGTATTGATAAGTTCATCATCATACAGCGAGCATATTTTCCAACAAGCCTTTTATCATCACTGTCAGAAAATAATATTTCCTTCATATACTTAACCTAaaagccaaataaaaaataagcaacaACTCTGCAGAATGAatagaaagaaatatttatccacatataaataaaagcaaGGAGCTTTtcctaagaaaaagaaaaggatcaaCTAATTCAATGGAATTCTTCTCTAACTAGCACAATCTTTGAAATGAAGACACATGGTGCCAAAGTAAAAAGATAGGGAAACAAAACAGTAACAGTAGGAAAGCAAGGCTTAGATGACTAATATGACTTAACCTTACGAATTCAGTTACTTACATGGGCTTTTTCACTAGCCAACTAACCACTGGAATGATTAACAAGCAACAACTAGACTATTATAGCAATATCAACACAAGCTTCGTAGTTATATGAACAAATCCTTATTCGAATAATCTAATCAACCACAGTTTGTAGATTGTAGATACatttagaacaaaaaaacagaaggaAATTTCCAAGTTTAAATGAATTATAGAAGTCACTTCGATTCATTTTCCGGtgaacataaaacaaaaaaattgctaTTCAAATCAACTGCACTTCTCTATTTCACCAAGATACAAGACAGTTCAATAGTGTATCCATACTACATATATTGCCCGACTTCACTATCAACTAActcaaaagagagaaaaaaagaagcacaaAGTTTGAAACTTTACCTTGTGAATCAGGTTAGGAAGTGACTCTCCATGGAGGTACCGAGCAACATTCATGGAAGAAGACAAGCTTAATCCAAGACTCTCCAAGAAAGCAACTTTACCATTATCACCTTTCTCTTTTGCCATGTAAGCCACCTTCTCTTTAAAACCCAAGGTTGCAAATTCATTTCCATCCCCACCACTTTTCCACGAAGTCCACTCTTCCAAATCCTTGACACTATCAAACAACATTTTAGCATATTTTGGA
This Populus alba chromosome 7, ASM523922v2, whole genome shotgun sequence DNA region includes the following protein-coding sequences:
- the LOC118050541 gene encoding uncharacterized protein isoform X1: MTTKSLSIPLDFPFPSPKAHPLPTLHPKIQFPCKFPLFSLPQRIQFLRNQCPPKCQNHNDNNNPVPYTSQQEAHFTETQEAISQFLQEFGISAAESNSIALNSPKYAKMLFDSVKDLEEWTSWKSGGDGNEFATLGFKEKVAYMAKEKGDNGKVAFLESLGLSLSSSMNVARYLHGESLPNLIHKVKYMKEILFSDSDDKRLVGKYARCMMMNLSIPIDEDLQQTLSLFEKVEARRGGLDMLGSSEVTFRCLVESFPRILLLPLDLHLKPMVEFLESIGVPKEHMREIFLLFPPVIICDITGISRKVQALKKVWAFDKDFGKMLLKYPWILSTAIQKNYKEIVSFFHTEKVDKSSVDTAIRSWPHILGCSTSKLEVMVEQLAELGIRNKKLGQVISKSPQLLLRKPQEFLQVVLFLEDLGFDRETVGQVASRCPEIFAASIEKTLKKKIEFLDRIGVSKDHLPRVIKKYPELLVSDVNRTILPRISLHESCQRSLELCFLLIGLHGGRMKYLKDVGLSKKDIAFMVRRFSPLLGYSIDEVLRPKYEFLVNTMKKPVEDVVGYPRYFSYSLEKKIMPRFWVLKGRNIECSLKDMLAKNDEEFAADFMGF
- the LOC118050541 gene encoding uncharacterized protein isoform X2; the encoded protein is MTTKSLSIPLDFPFPSPKAHPLPTLHPKIQFPCKFPLFSLPQRIQFLRNQCPPKCQNHNDNNNPVPYTSQQEAHFTETQEAISQFLQEFGISAAESNSIALNSPKYAKMLFDSVKDLEEWTSWKSGGDGNEFATLGFKEKVAYMAKEKGDNGKVAFLESLGLSLSSSMNVARYLHGESLPNLIHKVKYMKEILFSDSDDKRLVGKYARCMMMNLSIPIDEDLQQTLSLFEKVEARRGGLDMLGSSEVTFRCLVESFPRILLLPLDLHLKPMVEFLESIGVPKEHMREIFLLFPPVIICDITGISRKVQALKKVWAFDKDFGKMLLKYPWILSTAIQKNYKEIVSFFHTEKVDKSSVDTAIRSWPHILGCSTSKLEVMVEQLAELGIRNKKLGQVISKSPQLLLRKPQEFLQVVLFLEDLGFDRETVGQVASRCPEIFAASIEKTLKKKIEFLDRIGVSKDHLPRVIKKYPELLVSDVNRTILPRMKYLKDVGLSKKDIAFMVRRFSPLLGYSIDEVLRPKYEFLVNTMKKPVEDVVGYPRYFSYSLEKKIMPRFWVLKGRNIECSLKDMLAKNDEEFAADFMGF